Part of the Candidatus Delongbacteria bacterium genome, GGATATGATCTCAAGGATCTTGTGATCGGCAGCGAAGGCACGCTGGGCATCATCACCCGGGCGGTGCTGCGCCTGGTGTCGCTGCCGGAAGCCACTCGCACACTGTTGGCACTGTTTCCGGACTTCCGCAGCGCATCGTCCCTGGTGGCTCGCCTGGCGGGCACAGGACTGGTGCCGAGTGCGCTGGAATTCATGGACGAGCGCTCGCTGGATCTGGTCCGCGCGACCTTGCCGCTGCAGCTGCCCGACAGCTGCCGTGCGGTGTTGCTGCTGGAAGTCGATGGCTCGGAAGCGGCACTGGACGCCCAGTCCGAAGCGCTGGGGGCCTGTTGTCTGGCCGCGGGCGCGCTGGACATCCTGGTGGCCCAGGGCGGCGAGAAACGCGAACGGCTCTGGGAAGTGCGACGCTCGCTGAGCCGGGTCACGCGCAAGGCATTCGCACAGAAGCTGAGCGAAGACGTGGTGGTGCCCGTCGACCGCATCGTGGACTATCTGGGGCGCGCCCGGGAACTGGGCGATGGGGCGGGCCTGACCGTGCTGGGTTACGGGCATCTGGGCGACGGCAATATCCACGTGAATGTGCTGTCGGCCATTGAAGGCGCACCGGAACGACGGAAGATGCAGGTGCTGGTGGGCAGACTGTTCGAACTGGCCCTGTCCATGGGGGGCACCATCAGCGGCGAGCACGGTGTCGGTTGCGCCAAGCAGCCCTGGATCTCACTGGAGATTCCGCCGGTGCTGATGGAATTGCAGAAAAATGTAAAACGGTTGCTGGACCCCAATCTGGTCCTCAACCCGGGTAAAATGTTCGACTGGCCGGCACCGGGAGCGGCGGAGAGACTGGGTCTGGACCTTGTCCCGCAGCTGACGGCGGAGGCTTCAAATCTTTCAGGAAGGCAATCATGAAATCCCTTACCCTTCGTACCGGGGCACTCGCCCTCTCCCTGCTGCTGGTGATCGGCCTCAGCTCCTGCGGCAACAAGAAGCGTCTGGCCGACGAGACCGCAGCTGCCGAAGCTGCCGCTCGTGCCGCTGCCGCCGCCAAGTTCACTGCTGACAGCCTGGCCCAGGTTCAGGCCACCGCCGACAGTCTGGCCGCCGTTGCCGCCGAGCTGAAGGCCAAGGCTGACGAAGAGGCCCGCATGGCCGCCCAGAAGAAGGCCGAAGAGCTGCAGGCCGCGCTGGCCAGCATGCAGACCGTGTACTTCGATTTTGACAAGTACAACCTGCGCAACGACACCCGCACCAAGCTGGAAGCCAATGCGGGCGTGATGACCGCCAACACCGAGCTGAGCGTGATGATCGAAGGTCATTGCGACGAGAACGGCAGTGACTCCTACAACTTCGCCCTCGGCGATCGTCGTGCCAACGCCGCCAAGGATTACCTGGTGAACATGGGCATCGATGCCAGCCGCCTGCGGACCATCTCCTACGGCAAGTCCCGTCCCGTGGCCGTCGGCGAAGGCGAAGAATTCTGGAAGCAGAATCGTCGCTGCGAATTCACGTCCGGCAAGTAAGTCCAGTATCGGGTCGCCCCTCCCGGGGCGACCCGTTCTGAAGCTGTCCCTTCGGGGACAGTTTTTCCATCCGGGGAAAAGGGCCTGCCTCCATGCACCTGCTTCAATTCGTCCGCGACGCGTCCCTGTTTTCCCAAGGCATCCTTGTTCTGCTGGTTCTGCTTTCGGTGGTCTCCTGGGCTCTGATCCTCGACCGTATCCTCTATTTCGTCAAGGCCCGCAAAGCCGGTGAAGACTTCGCCGATGCCGCCCTGCAGAGTCCCGGCCTCTCCGATCTGCTGCAACTGGTTGCCTACCATGGGGATGCTCCCGCCGCGCGCATGCTCGAGGATGCGGCTGCCGGGCTGGCCCGTCGCATGGGCTCGCCACTTTCGGCCACGGCCAACGACTGGGAGCGCCAGCTCCAGAGCCGAGGTCTGGCCGAGATGGAACAAGCTGAGCGCGGATTGGGTTTTCTGGCTACCGTCAGCTCCGCCAGTCCCTTCATCGGATTGCTGGGGACCGTGTGGGGCGTGATGGTGGCCTTCCTGCGCATCGGCAGCCATTCGGGCCAGGCGATGCTGGAGGTGGTGGGGCCCGGCATCGCCGAAGCCCTGATCGCCACGGTGGCCGGGTTGGCCACCGCGATTCCGGCCACCATCGCCTACAACTTCTTCAGCGCCCTGTCCACGCAACAGCGTCGACGTCTGGAGGAGATGGCCGGCCAGGTTGAAGGACTCAGCCGTGCAGCCCGCGAGGACCGATCCCGATGAAACTGCCCGAAGGGCGCGCGCCGCTCTCGGAAATCAATGTGACTCCCCTGGTGGACGTGTTTCTGGTGCTGTTGGTGATCTTCATGATCACGGCGCCTGTGCTGCGTCACGCCTTCGAGCTCTCTCTGCCCACCGCGGCCACCACTCCCACCGCAACCAAGGACGGCCTGACCGTGCGCCTGGATGGAAAAGGGACCCTCATGGTGGAAGATGCCCCCATCGAGCGCAGCGAACTGGCCGCCTTTCTGACGGACTGGCGGGCCGCATCACCCGATGCACACGCGGTCTACATCGAGGCGGATGCCAGCATCGCCTATGGCGAGGTGGTGCGTCTGCTGGATGATATCCGTTCCGCGGGCATCAGCGACGTGGGCATCGTCACCCGCCCCGGTGCACGTGAGACCACCAATGGGCCGTCCCGGTGAGCGCGCGCCTGCCCCGTGGCCTGCTGCTGCTCTCACTGTTGTGTCACATTCTGGCGCTGGCCGGACTTCAGTACTGGGGCATGGAATCCCGTGTGCCGGACATGCCCGAGATGAACCTGCGCATGGTGCAGCTGGTCGGTGGAGGCAACAATCGTCCCGGGTGGGTGCGCCCTCCGGATGCGGCCCCGGCACCCCCGAGCAGCCCGGTCCAGGAACCGGTTGCCGAACCCCTGACCACACCGGCCCGGCCCACTCCCCGGGATGTCGCGGTGGCGCCGGCGGTGGAGCCGTCACCCGCTGTGATCCAGGAACCGGCATCCGTGGCAACGGAAACT contains:
- a CDS encoding FAD-binding protein: MKTEARGNTTQPGYGTLTAAALEELRSLLGPQSLIEDSRREAYAEDELKRSFLPDLVVEPRAVEEICSLMRWANRHRIPVTPRGAGTGLSGGALPVYGGVVLSLRRFDRILDIDPVNQIAVVEPGVINRDLQRAVEARGLFYPPDPSSNDSSCIGGNIAEDAGGPRCYKYGTTRQWVLQLEVVLPDGQCATLGVRTRKGVVGYDLKDLVIGSEGTLGIITRAVLRLVSLPEATRTLLALFPDFRSASSLVARLAGTGLVPSALEFMDERSLDLVRATLPLQLPDSCRAVLLLEVDGSEAALDAQSEALGACCLAAGALDILVAQGGEKRERLWEVRRSLSRVTRKAFAQKLSEDVVVPVDRIVDYLGRARELGDGAGLTVLGYGHLGDGNIHVNVLSAIEGAPERRKMQVLVGRLFELALSMGGTISGEHGVGCAKQPWISLEIPPVLMELQKNVKRLLDPNLVLNPGKMFDWPAPGAAERLGLDLVPQLTAEASNLSGRQS
- the pal gene encoding peptidoglycan-associated lipoprotein Pal, with product MKSLTLRTGALALSLLLVIGLSSCGNKKRLADETAAAEAAARAAAAAKFTADSLAQVQATADSLAAVAAELKAKADEEARMAAQKKAEELQAALASMQTVYFDFDKYNLRNDTRTKLEANAGVMTANTELSVMIEGHCDENGSDSYNFALGDRRANAAKDYLVNMGIDASRLRTISYGKSRPVAVGEGEEFWKQNRRCEFTSGK
- a CDS encoding MotA/TolQ/ExbB proton channel family protein, with protein sequence MHLLQFVRDASLFSQGILVLLVLLSVVSWALILDRILYFVKARKAGEDFADAALQSPGLSDLLQLVAYHGDAPAARMLEDAAAGLARRMGSPLSATANDWERQLQSRGLAEMEQAERGLGFLATVSSASPFIGLLGTVWGVMVAFLRIGSHSGQAMLEVVGPGIAEALIATVAGLATAIPATIAYNFFSALSTQQRRRLEEMAGQVEGLSRAAREDRSR
- a CDS encoding biopolymer transporter ExbD; translation: MKLPEGRAPLSEINVTPLVDVFLVLLVIFMITAPVLRHAFELSLPTAATTPTATKDGLTVRLDGKGTLMVEDAPIERSELAAFLTDWRAASPDAHAVYIEADASIAYGEVVRLLDDIRSAGISDVGIVTRPGARETTNGPSR